The stretch of DNA TCAGGAAATTAGACGAATCCGGGTTTGCGGTTACAGTTGTACCTGCTCTCTATCCGATAAAAACTTTAATGGATGAAAATTTTGATGCCTACTTTCTCTCAAATGGGCCGGGTGATCCAGAGCCTTTGAACTATGCAATCGATACAGCAAAAACGATCATTGGAGAAAAACTTCCTCTATTTGGAATTTGTCTTGGACACCAGATTATAGGTCTTGCGATGGGAGAGAAAACTACTAAGATGCGATTTGGGCATAGAGGCGGGAATCAACCTGTTCAGAATACAATTACGAAAAAAGTAGAAATTACCGCTCAAAATCATGGATTTGCGGTTATTCACAATTCTGGCTCTGGGACAAGTGTAAGCCACATCAATCTCAATGATTCAACTTTGGAAGGATTTAAGCCGGATAAAAATCCGGTCATGGCAGTACAATACCACCCGGAAAGCTCTCCGGGCCCGCATGATGCGGAGTATCTATTCAAGGATTTTTTTGAGATGGCAAAGTCTCATAAAAAAAATTAAAGGAGAGAATTTATGAATCAAGGACAAGACAATCTATGGGGAATTCCCATAGGAAAAGAATTTACAGCAGAGGCATTGGTTAGAGACCTTTGGGATCCTATGACCGATGAAGTTTTTACACCTAAACATTTTATTGGTCTGGGCTGGGGAATTAACTTTTACGCAATAGCAAAAAAATTCAACTTACTGTAATTGCTCAGTAAAATCAAACCCCGATTTTTTTCGGGGTTTATCTGTTGTTTGGCAAATTTGTATTAAATCAATTTTTATGACAACAATCCGATATAGAAAACTTTTCTCTTTATAGATGCGTTATGCGAGATAGATTGCGGACTTTATTTATGAGGCTACTTTTGAATATGAAGTATGCAATTTTAATATTTTTACTTTTTGGTTTTTGTTCTGACGATACTGAAAAGATATCCAGAGAAAAAACTATCAATGAAATTATTGTAGCAACTCTTTATAAAATTGGAGAATGCAAACAATTTCCAGGATATTTTTTGGTGCCACCCAAAGAGCCATACAAGTATGGGGTGGATGCTTGTGTTTTTTCTATTATTCGAACTCCCTGTCCTTTTAACCAATACCCTTTGATTTGTATTGAAATGTATAAAGTAGATGTAAAAGGAATCGGTCCAAAAATTAATAATTCCATCGAGAAAATATTTTAATCATTTTTGATTTATTTTCGTATTTCCGTAAACAGTTTTTCGATTCTTTCTTTTTCGTTATCAAAGTTGAGGTATATATTTTCTTCTGCCACTTTTAAAATTGCACAAGAAAAACTAAAGAGGATCGTACTCTTGACTCCATCTTTTCTATATACAATGGCAGAATTGTATGCCGGAAGACATCTTTTTGACTTTTCAGGGGTATAGGCAAATTTACCATTTTTCAATAATGACTGAATTTGATTCAATAGGAAAGTATTCTTAACTTTTATCTTAAACGTAGAAATCGTTTCAGGATCAATGTCGTCTAACGTATCAGGCAATTCGTAGTAGGTTATCAAATCTGATTTCTCGACTACTTGAATCCCTCGAAATTTTGCCGGAGGACTTGGAACTTTAAGGATGGGTTTATCATCCTGTGGGGTATTTTTTACACTGCATCCGTAATTTATAAAAATAAAAAATACGGTTAAGGAGAAATTCAAAAACAGGCAGTTGATAATTTTTCTTGAAAATATTTGAAATGGGAGTTTTTCCATGATTGTATATAATAACGGTATCTTTTCCTTTTTTTGTCAAGGTCTTCACCAAAACTTCTATCATCAGTTACATAGATTCTATCCACTGCAAGCTCCCTAATTTGTAAATTTTTATATTTTGCATAAGCCCAGAAATCCATCGGAAAGGCATAACCTGTTTCGTAGATTTTATGTCCGATCAAAGAGCGGGTAGTGTATCTTTTGAATCCACAAAAAGAATCTGTAAGATTCCAGTTATATTTTTTATTGATTTTTTCGGTAATTTTTTTATTGATTTGAACTCTTTCGATAGGTGCATTCCCTGAAGAGAGTGAGTCTTTGGAATATCTTGTGCCGCTAATTATGTCTATATTCGGGTCTTCTTGCCTAAATCGGATCAAGTCTTTGGGTTGGTGTTGGTCATCGCAATCCATCGTGATTATAAAAGGATAATTGTTTCGTATAGCAAAATCAAATCCTGAAAGAAGACTTGCACCATAGCCCTCATTTTTCGATTTATTGATAATCCGAATAGAAGGGTTTTTTGTTTTTTCATTCTCAAGGATACTTCCAGATGAATCGGAAGAGCCGTCGTTCACAAAAAGAATATCTGCGTATTCTTTGCATTCTGTATATGTTCTTTGTGCTACATTTTCTAAGGTAGGTGCTTCATTATAAACTGGGATAACTATAAGTGTGTCTTTCATTTTTTTACAATTCTTAGACTATAATGGAAAAATTTATAATCGACAAATTTTGAAAAGAAAATATAATGTATGTCCTTGTAAGGAGGAAAAATTAGAAAATGAATAATTTAACGATTTTATTTTTTATCGGTTGGGTTTTTACAAATTGTGCTTCAAAAAATTCTGATGTGAAAGGGACTACTGTAGATACAGGTTACAAGACTGCTTGTGAAAAAGTTTTACGATGCGATAAAAAATGGCAATCTATCACCGAAAAAGGTTGTGTTCAGGATTTAGAAGAATTAGGGTTTAGGGATAAAATCATTTCTTGTATTGAAAATACAAGTTGTGAGAATTTAGATACAAAACTTTGTGTTTCTAACTCAGTGAAATAAGGCTAAACTATTTCACATAATATTTCGCTATCCGAGTTTTGAATTTCTCCTATAACCTCAGATTGCATATCGTTGTGTTTTACAAGGCTTTTTTGTATTTGGTTTAACCCAATTGGGTTTACTGCAATCAACAATCCTCCCGAAGTCTGAGGGTCGCAAAGTATTTTTAGTGCAGTCGAGTGCTCACTTGGATTTATTTTTAAGTCGATGTTATTTTTCAGATAGGCCATGTTTCGGTTTGTACCTCCCGGAAAGCAGTTTTCAGCTAAAAGCTCAAGAGTATAAGGTAAAATAGGAATTTTATGAAACTGGAGCACTGCCTTTAAGTTTGAATCTCTAAGCATTCCTGACAAGTGACCGGCTAAACCAAACCCGGTCACATCGGTTGCAGAATGTACGAACTCAAAATTTTCTACCATTGAATTTCTTGCATATAAATTTAGTCTCGCCATATTTTGAAAAACAATTTTTTCGATTTCGGGACTGGATATATTTTTCTTGATAGAAGTAGTTAAAACTCCAGTTCCGATTGGCTTTGTCAATAAGAGAAGGTCTCCTTTTTTGGCTCCTCTATTTTTGATGATTTTTTTCGGGTGGACAAGACCTGTTACAGCTAAACCAAATTTTGGCTCTGGGTCATCTATGGAATGTCCGCCTACAATTTCAATCCCTGCTTCCTTAACCTTGTCAAACCCCCCTCTAAGTATATCACCTAAAATTTCTTTACCGAGTTTTTCTATCGGGAATGCAACTAAAGAAAGTGCCGAAAGTGGAGTTCCACCCATTGCATATATGTCGGATAACGCATTGGCAGCGGCAACTTGACCAAATTTGTAAGGGTCGTTTAGTATCGGTGTAAAAAAATCTGTAGTCTGTACAATGGCTAACTCACTATTTAGCTGGATTACTGCTGCATCGTCTCCAGTTTCAAACCCCACTAACACTCTTGGGTCATTGGATTTAAGGCGAAATTCTTGAAGTACATCATTCAACTGTCCTGGCCCCATTTTACATCCGCAACCTGCTCCATGGGATAAGTCCATGAGTCTAACTTCTTCTTTCGTTTTCATACATCCTCATTTTAAGTTAATTGTATCTTTGAAATTTTTTTATTAGAGAATTCTCAAATTTTTAAAGAAAGGTTGTTCTCTTTTAAAATACCGAGAAATTCTTTTTCATCTATAATTTTTACTCCAAGCTCTTTTGCTTTGTCTAACTTGGATCCGGCTCCATCGCCTGCAAGTAAATGAGTGGTCTTAGAGGAAACTGAAGAAACCTTTTTACCACCGTAGTATGCAATCAAATTGAGAGCTTTTTCTCTTGGATGAAAATTTTCAAAACTTCCCGTAACGCACCAAGACTGTCCCGCAAATACTAATGTATCGGATTTTTTTAATCCGGAAGATGCAAATTGGAGTCCGAAGTCTTTTAGCTTTTGAATCAGTTCTAAAATTTCTTTATCTTGAAAATGGTTTATGATTGAGTCCACAGTCCTTGGACCCAGACCATGAATATTAAGTAGTCTTTCTTTTCCATCGGGATTTTTCACTACGTTTTCAATTTTCTCGATAGAATCAAATCCGTTTTCGATTAAAATTTCAGTAACCTTGTGACCTATTTCAGAAAGCCCTAAAGAAGGCAGGACTATTTGAAAATCCTTAGTTTTTGACTTCTCAATCCCGCTTAAAATAATTTCTACACTTTTTTCACCAAGGCCTTCCATTTGGATCAGGTCTGATTTTTTTTTGTGAAGCTCATATAAATCAGGAATATTTTTTATAATTTTTTGATGATAAAAGTTTTCAATTTGCTTATCCCCAAGCCCTTCTATATCCATTTGCTTTTTTTGACAGAAAAAAATCAGTGAATTCATTTCTCTCTCAGGGCAATGTTTATTCGTGCAAAATAAATCTACGGATTCATCAATTTTTTTTAGTTTTGTACCACAGGAAGGGCAGTTTTTTGGAAGTTGAAATATTCCTTTTTCCCCGATTTCGATAACTTCTTCTACAGCAGGAATAATTTCTCCTCTTTTGGCGATTAGAACTTTTGCACCGATTCCTACTCCAAGTTCGTTTATAAAATCTTGATTATGGAGTGTTGCATAAGTCACTGTTGTTCCTGCAAGCGAAACTGGATTTACTTTTGCGCGCGGGGTGATTTTCCCTGTCCGGCCTATTGCAAAGTCAATGTCTTCTATAATCGTTTCTTTTAACTCAGCGTCAAATTTGAACGCCCTCGCCCATCTGGGAGAGTGAGATGTTTCGCCTAACGTATTTCTGTCTTGTAAATTATCTAATTTCACTACAAGCCCATCAACAGGGTAGTCTAATTTTTCTTTTTTCTTTTTAAAATCTTCGATGATTTTTGGAATATTTTTGCCTGTAGTGAATTTTGTATCTGAGGATACTGGAAAACTGAATTCAGACAATAATTCTAATAATTCGCTATGAGTTTTTATTTTCCCGTAGCCTTCTGGAAAATACGCATCGTACGCAAAAATTTTTAGAGGTCTTTTTGCTGTTTGAGAAGAATTTTTGTATTTGATGGAACCGGCTGCAAGGTTTCTCGGATTTGCAAATCTTCCATCGTTTTCTTCATTCACACTTATGAAGTCCGTGAATGTCATATAGACTTCTCCTCTCACGAAAATCGAAAGAGGCTTTTTTAGTTTTAAAGGAATATTTTTTATAGTACGAATATTTTCAGTAACATCGTCTCCTACACCACCTGTTCCTCTCGACACACCGTTTACTAATTCCCCATTTTCATAGTACAGCACAATAGATGCACCATCAATTTTCCACTCTACAGAATACACTGAGTTTGGGTCTGTTTTTTGTATCCAACTGATTAATTCTTCTATATTGTAGGTATTTTCTAAAGAAAGTACTGGAATTTTGTGTTTGTACTTTTTGAATTGGTTGTCGAGGTCAGAGCCAATAGTTTTTGTAGGGCTGTTATTTGAAGCTAAGTCGGGGTATTTGTCCTCTAATCCTTGAAGTTCTTTAAAAAGTTTATCAAATTCTTTGTCGGAGATTTCAGGAGAATTTTTTACGTAGTAGAGATATTGATGTCGCCTAACGCTTTCTTCGAGAGTACGAATCTTAGACTCGGTTGCATTCAATGAATTTAATAGAGTCCTGCGTTGAGAAACTCATCAGGGTTAGTTTTCACAGATGAGCCTCCAATCCAGACTTCATAGTGCAAATGAGGTCCTGTTACATTTCCTGTTGCACCAACAAGTCCGATTGTAGCTCCCCGATTCACGTATTGGCCATTGCTTACAAAAATTCTGGAGCAATGTGCATACAGAGTTTGAAATCCATTTTCATGGGATATAATAATATGGTATCCGTAACCAGTATCGGAATACGATACTCTGGCTACTCTCCCGGGAGCGGTTGCATAGATGGGAGTTCCAGTTGCAATCGCCATGTCAATTCCGTCATGATTTTCAAAATATCCCATAGTCGGAGAGCGTCTAAAACCAAAAATTGAAGTAATTGTATAGTTTGCAAGAGGGGTTACTAAAGGCATGTTGTGTTGGATATTGGCTCTAGTTTCTAAAAACTCATTAGAGGCATCCAAGAGAGGTTGGTTCTTTAGCATTATCATTTTCAGTTTTCTAAAATCGTAAATTTCTGAAAGATAGGATCGCCCGGGCACAAGCTCTTTATCAGCTAACTCTTCTTTTTTTAAGTCTGAAAACACATGGTCTTGGATTTCAGATTCAGGTAAAATCTTTAACAACTCTTCTTCGCTGCCGTCTATTAGGTTGTACAAATCTTGCAAATCATCGTTGATCTTAGAATAATCCTTCTGTATTTTTCCTATGTCGCTTGTTAGAACAATGTATTCATCAAAAAATTGCCCGTAGTCATTGGATAAGGAATTGAGTTGGGTTTTCACAT from Leptospiraceae bacterium encodes:
- a CDS encoding M23 family metallopeptidase, with protein sequence MFKKFKKNLGQTNPYIKQKIDSVKEKGHERMTIFIIPHGYDKSFNFQISLFSIVFIFFLITSLIGISIYGIFKSSYVKTQLNSLSNDYGQFFDEYIVLTSDIGKIQKDYSKINDDLQDLYNLIDGSEEELLKILPESEIQDHVFSDLKKEELADKELVPGRSYLSEIYDFRKLKMIMLKNQPLLDASNEFLETRANIQHNMPLVTPLANYTITSIFGFRRSPTMGYFENHDGIDMAIATGTPIYATAPGRVARVSYSDTGYGYHIIISHENGFQTLYAHCSRIFVSNGQYVNRGATIGLVGATGNVTGPHLHYEVWIGGSSVKTNPDEFLNAGLY
- a CDS encoding glycosyltransferase family 2 protein → MKDTLIVIPVYNEAPTLENVAQRTYTECKEYADILFVNDGSSDSSGSILENEKTKNPSIRIINKSKNEGYGASLLSGFDFAIRNNYPFIITMDCDDQHQPKDLIRFRQEDPNIDIISGTRYSKDSLSSGNAPIERVQINKKITEKINKKYNWNLTDSFCGFKRYTTRSLIGHKIYETGYAFPMDFWAYAKYKNLQIRELAVDRIYVTDDRSFGEDLDKKRKRYRYYIQSWKNSHFKYFQEKLSTACF
- the selD gene encoding selenide, water dikinase SelD; this translates as MKTKEEVRLMDLSHGAGCGCKMGPGQLNDVLQEFRLKSNDPRVLVGFETGDDAAVIQLNSELAIVQTTDFFTPILNDPYKFGQVAAANALSDIYAMGGTPLSALSLVAFPIEKLGKEILGDILRGGFDKVKEAGIEIVGGHSIDDPEPKFGLAVTGLVHPKKIIKNRGAKKGDLLLLTKPIGTGVLTTSIKKNISSPEIEKIVFQNMARLNLYARNSMVENFEFVHSATDVTGFGLAGHLSGMLRDSNLKAVLQFHKIPILPYTLELLAENCFPGGTNRNMAYLKNNIDLKINPSEHSTALKILCDPQTSGGLLIAVNPIGLNQIQKSLVKHNDMQSEVIGEIQNSDSEILCEIV
- the ligA gene encoding NAD-dependent DNA ligase LigA, with translation MNATESKIRTLEESVRRHQYLYYVKNSPEISDKEFDKLFKELQGLEDKYPDLASNNSPTKTIGSDLDNQFKKYKHKIPVLSLENTYNIEELISWIQKTDPNSVYSVEWKIDGASIVLYYENGELVNGVSRGTGGVGDDVTENIRTIKNIPLKLKKPLSIFVRGEVYMTFTDFISVNEENDGRFANPRNLAAGSIKYKNSSQTAKRPLKIFAYDAYFPEGYGKIKTHSELLELLSEFSFPVSSDTKFTTGKNIPKIIEDFKKKKEKLDYPVDGLVVKLDNLQDRNTLGETSHSPRWARAFKFDAELKETIIEDIDFAIGRTGKITPRAKVNPVSLAGTTVTYATLHNQDFINELGVGIGAKVLIAKRGEIIPAVEEVIEIGEKGIFQLPKNCPSCGTKLKKIDESVDLFCTNKHCPEREMNSLIFFCQKKQMDIEGLGDKQIENFYHQKIIKNIPDLYELHKKKSDLIQMEGLGEKSVEIILSGIEKSKTKDFQIVLPSLGLSEIGHKVTEILIENGFDSIEKIENVVKNPDGKERLLNIHGLGPRTVDSIINHFQDKEILELIQKLKDFGLQFASSGLKKSDTLVFAGQSWCVTGSFENFHPREKALNLIAYYGGKKVSSVSSKTTHLLAGDGAGSKLDKAKELGVKIIDEKEFLGILKENNLSLKI